TGCTCGGCGGAAATGAGGTCAGCGATACGCCAGTCGCAGCGCGAGGTGACTTCGGCCACCGTGGGATCGCGGTACAGGCCGAGGAACGACATGGCGGTGCTCAACACGCCGGAACGCTCGTTGTCCGACTTGTTGAGCACTTCACGCGCAGCGGATGCCACCACCGAATGCGGCCCATCGCCCAGGTGGGGCGTGGTCATCATCCGGTGCAAGGTCAGCTCGAAGGGGCTGGCCGGGTCGCTGAGGAAGTTGGCGATGCCGCGCAGCGTCTTGTCCTCGCCCGCATAGAGCACATGCAGGATCGCCCCGACCAGCAGCGCGTGCGAGGTCTTCTCCCAATGGTTGCGCTTCTCCAGCGCGCCGTCGGGATCGACCAGAATGTCCGCGATGTTCTGCACGTCGCGCACTTCATGCGCGCCGCGCCGTACCTCCAGCAGCGGGTTGTAGGCCGCCGACTTTGCATCGGTCGGGTTGAACAGCAGGCAGTGGCTGAAACGGCTGCGCCAGCCGGCGGTGATCTGCCAGTTCTCCCCCTTGATGTCGTGGATGACCGCCGAGGCCGGCCAGCTCAACAAGGTGGGAACCACCAGGCCGACACCCTTGCCGCTGCGCGTCGGCGCGAAGGTCAGGACGTGTTCCGGGCCTTCGTGGCGCAGGTACTGGCGATCGTACTGGCCGAGGAACACGCCGACCGGCTGCGTGAGGCCCGCCTTGCGAATGTCCTGCGCATTCGCCCAACGGGCCGAACCGTAGGTCGTGACCAGGCGTGCCTGTCGCGAGCGCCAGACCGACATGGCAATGGCGACGGCCACGGCGACCATGCCGCTGCCACCGGCGATGGCTCCGCCCGTGTCGAAGATTTCCGGGGTATAGGCACCGTAAGAGAACCACCACTCAAACAGCTTCCACGGGTAGTAGATCGGCGTGCCAAGAAAATCGAACCAGGGCGAGCCAAGGCGTAGCTGATAGCCAAGGGCTGCTGCTGTCCATTGTGTGGCGCCCCACACTCCGGCGATCACGATGCCGAATACCACGGCGATCTGACCGAACAGCACGTTCGTCCCTTGCATGACCTGGCCTCCGATTTCTCCTGCGCTGATTCCTCATGGAAGAAGCGGCACAAGGACGTGCCGCAGGCGTCAGGATCGGTGTCGGATCAGTGCCGGTCAAAGACCGTTTAGAGCAGAAAGGTCGAGGAAAAAGAAAGAATTAGTGCTGCGGTAGGCCAAAGAAAAACGCCGCAAGCGGTAGCGCATTGCGGCGTGTCGAGAAGAAAAATGAAGATGATGCAGCGAGTTGCCAACAATCAGAACTTGGGCGATTCCTTCGGTGGTGTGTATGGCGTTTGGCCGTCGCCATAGAACCGTTTGCGCGTAGCTTCCGCCACGCGGTTGCACAGCACTTCGCCCAGCTTGGCGCGGTCGGTCTTGCACTGCTGCCGCAGTTCCTTGAGCCGCTCGGGGTTGGCCGCGAGTTCTTCCACCGTCGGGACGTTGACTGTGGAATCAGCGGGCTTCTGTGGCGTCTCGGACTGGCCGCAGGCAGCCAATGCAGCCATCAGCAAGAACGGGATGATTTTCTTCATGGCATCATTCCTCCGAAGCATCGGGATTTCGACCTCGTATCGGCCTTGGGGGTTCCAGAGATTCGATGGTCTGTACGCGCTCAATGAATCTTGCCAGTTCGTCGGATAGATCACCGTCAAGATGAAGCAAGTACGTCGTCAACGGTGGCACGCGCTGCGCCAGCGGACGGGCCACGACACCCGGCTCACGGCTGGCGGCAATGTGTGCGGCGCCGGCCAGCCCGAGCGCGAAACCAGCCGATACCAGCGCCATCATCAGGTCGCAAGAAGCAACACGTTCTGCAATCAAAGGCTCCATCTCAGTATGGCGAAGCACTCGTTCGACATGCTTGGCGTGGCCTTCGCACACTTGCGGATCGCACAAGACCAATGGGTAGCGCAGCAGCTCATCCAAGGGGATGCGTTTGTGGGCCAGCAACGGATGCCGGCCAGGAACCGCGACCATCAGCGTATCGCTCCAGGCAGGTACGGTGACGATGCCATCACCAACCTCGTTGGACTGGGCGAATCCCACGTCGTACAGATCGCTATGAAGCCCCTTGATCTGCTGTGACAGGGGCACCTCGAAGAATCGGATTTCTACCTCAGGTTCTTCCTGGCGACAAAGTACGAGCAAGGCAGATAGACGCGATGGCGTGATGCCATCGGACAACGCCACGCGCAACTGCCCGTGAAAGCCGTTGGCCGCCGCCTTTACGCTCTCCCGAGCCTGTTCCACAGCAGCGAGTACGCGACGAACATGCTCCAAGAACAACTTGCCAGCGCGGGTCAGCCTGGTGCTGCGGGTGGTGCGGGCAAACAGCACAACACCCAGTTCTTCTTCCAGTTCCTTGATGGCTCGGGACAAGGGCGATTGCTCAATGTGCAGTTTCTCTGCGGCACGGGCGAAGCGAAGCTCCTCAGCTACGGCGAGAAAATACTTCAGGTGTCTCAACTCCATAGAATATTCACTCCCTCCGAGCCGACATAGCACTTGCTCCTCGGTTAATGCTAGAACCATGATTCGTCACCTAGGCCAGTGCTGAGTATTGGCAGCTCCGAGCAGCCGAGCGAGGGTCAAGGCGGAGCTTGCCAACTCAATCAGGCGGTGGCCGTGACCTTGTGAGTCACGGCCACAATCTGAAAAATCAGTTCTTACCGTCGGACGATTGACGGGGTGCCGGAGTCGGCGTTGCAGCCGGCTTCTTCTTTGCGGCGGCATCGCATTGCTCTTTCAGCTTCTTTACTTCGGGGTAAGCCACGTCGCTGATGTACCGCTTCGTATCTGCCAACTGCTCGCAGGTCTTCGGCATGGCCTTCTCATCGTCGTTATGCGCGCCGGGGTGGGCCATCGCAAGCGGCGAAGCGAGCGATGCGCTGGCCAGGGCGGCAATCAAGAACGGACGAATATTCATTTCACTATCTCCTTGGGTTAAGCCCAGCCTTCGCGGCTGAGCGGAAAACTACGGCCTCCTGTTGCGTGTCTGCTATATCAGCAGGAGGGCCGGAGTACATGGGCATTCGCCCCTGTCTTTTTGATGACTACAAGACGCGCTTCATTTCTGCGTATTGACCGCGAGCGCGGACAACCACAGTCACATCGGCATCCCCACGGTTTCGCCAGAACCAGCCGTGATTGCCGTTAAAGGCAGCCTGGATCGAACCATCATCTGCGGGCACGGCACGGCCTTTCTCGTAGCTGATCGACTGTCCACCGCCATCGCCGTGGGTATCGAAGTTCACTACGCCACCTTCGGCAATCCAACTGAACTCAGCTTTCTCGCCGGCCTTCATACTCAACTTCACTTCGGCACCTTGGCCCGGCTTTAGGACAACGCGCACCTCATCGCGCCACGCAGAATCGTTCGCCAACTGAGGGGTGCCTTGTGTCTGCGCCGGCGTGGCTATGCTGGCATTCCCTGTGCTCGTGCCGGCGGCCCTGGCCTTGGCTGCGTCCATTGCTGCATCTGCCGCGGCTTCTTTAGCTAGCTGGGTCTTGATTTCCCCCATTTCCGTCAGCCCGAGAGCGCGGCCAATCCCTGTCGGGTCGATTGCATATTCGGAGGGAAGGACGATAGCTATCAGAATTGCGACGGCGGCAACGAGCGCAATGCACGTTGATCGCAGCAATTGTTTCGATGTAGGTAGGTCGTCAAGAGTTGGCTTTGATACGTTGAACATAAAGGTTTTCTCCGTGCGGGGTTCAGGAAACGAAGTAGCCGGTGATTTGGTAACCGATCAGAATGAAGCCGGCACACATCATTGCCACGTTTGCGGTGTATGCATGACGCCAGAAGCTCGCTGTTCGGCGCCAGTAGCTCATTGCGATCAAGATCGTGCCGAGCGCAAGCAACTGTCCCATCTCAACGCCGACATTGAATGCCAGTAGATTGGGAATCAGGCCGTCAGGTGAGATGTTGTATTCGATGATCTTGGTGGATAGTCCGAATCCGTGGAACAGACCGAATACAACTGTGGCGGCTTTTGTATTCGGTTGAAAGCCAAGCCATCGTTGAAAGGCGCCAATATTGTCGAGCGCCTTGTAAACAACCGAAAGGCCGATGATCGCGTCGATGATGTAGCTGTTGATTCCGACGTTGAAATACACACCAAGTAGCATCGTGGTCGAGTGGCCGATGGCAAATAGCGTCACGTACAGGGCGACATGTTTCATCCGGTATAGGAAAAAGATCACGCCGAGTAGAAACAGAATATGGTCGTACCCCGTCGCCATATGCTTCGCCCCTAAATACATGAAGGGGATAATATTGATGCCAGATATTTCTTGGATGTATCCCTTATCGCCCTCGGCAACAGCATGGGCCAGAGCCTGGTTTGCACTGGCGAACATGAGGAGAAGCATTGCCGTTAGAAATAGGAGAATACGTGCCCGGGTTGATGGATGGCGGCTCGGCATTACTTCAATTAGTCTTTCGTGCATGTATCTCATACCTTGAATAAACTCAGAAAAATCCTTTGATTGAGCGCGGGAAAGTGGCTTCTCATTCTCCGCGCTCCTGCGATTAGGGTGAAGAAATCGACGCGCTTACGATGGCGTGTCCTCCGGGCTCAGTCGCTCAATCTCGCCTGCCATATTGGCGTGCAGCAGTTCGGCTCTATTCATCGGCCAGCCCAAGAATCAAATGAGCGTCGATCAGCAGCCGATTGCGCGCCTTCAACGCTTCAATGCGGGATGAAAGCGATGCCCCGGCAGCATCGACGGATTGCCGACGCAGCAGCAGCAGAGATTGCAAATCCCCTTCGCCAAGGCCGTAGCCACGCTGGCCGAGCTTGGCGTTCTCATGGGCCATCTGCGCGGACTGTTCGGCTAACCTCCAGCGCCGCAGTGCAGTGCGGGCATCGTTGATGGTTTCCGCAGTCGCTAAGTCGATTTCCTTGCGCTGGCGCTCTAGTTCGGCCCGCGCAACGTCCGCCTGCTTGAGCGCCTCCAACATGGTTTCCTTGCGATAGGTCCCTCCGAGCGGAATGCTCACGCTGATGCCCACGATGCGTTCGCTGCGACGAGCCTCCGAGGCTGTGAAAATGCCAACGGTGGGGTCAGGAATCCGGTCGGCTCGCGCCCTCTCGGCAGTCAGTTCAGCCCGCTTTAGCGAAGCTTGCATGATTCGCAGCGTGTCGCTCTCGGCAAGGACCCGTTCGCGCCACTGCGCTTCGTCCAGCTCAAGTTCCACAGGTTCACTTAAGGACTGCGGCTCCATCACCAAAGAAGGAAACCGTGAGCGAAGACGAAGGATCGCCTTGGCCTCCTGTGCCTGGGTGGCGTCGAACTGTCGGCGCGCCTCGGCCGCGTCCGCTTGTGCAGCGTTGAGATCCAGCAGCGACGCATCGCCGGCTCTGCGACGCCCTGCAACTGCCGATGCGCTCGATTCGGCGAAGCCGAGCTGTTCCTTGGCCAACTCTCGCGCCTGGATAGATGCCAGCCAGTCGATCCACAAGTCAGCCAATGCACGCGCGGCTTCATGTCGTGCTTCCGCTAACTCGGCGCGAGCTATCTGTTCGGTAGTGTCGCCTAGGCCCTGATCGAGCTCGGCCTTGCCACCAATTCGGATCGGTCGCTCGATCCTGGCGGTCCATTCGTTGGAATTGCCACCTGTGTCATAGCGGCGTCTCTGGCCGTCGATTCCTACAGACCATTCGTAGGGAGATGCAGCGATCTTGCGCCCTGTGTGACCTGCTGCTTCCAGCGCATGCCGAGCCTTCAAGACAGAAGGCTCCTGCTCGATAGCCGCACGCGCAAGTTCGGCAGGTGGTAGGTCGGACGGAGTGACAGGCTGTGCAACCACTTGTAGCGGCAGCACCAGCACCCACCCCAAGGTCATCGTGATCCAAGACTTCATGCAATCTCTCCATCGATCGACAGCGGCGCTGCCCAATAGCGCAACCCAGTGCCAGCAAAGCGTTCTTGCAGCAATTGCAGGAGTTCTTCCTGCTTCCCGTCGGTGACCACGATCTGCACCAGGACCGCATGGCTGCGTCCCATCACTTTTTCTTCGTTCGATAGCCGCCCGTAGGCTGTGCCGTGGCTGAACGTCGGCGTGCTTACAAAGAGTTCGTCACCCGCAACTTCAAGCAGCAGGTCGAACAACTTTTCCTCGATTTGTGGATCAAGAACCAAGGTCAGGCAAGACTTAGGCATGGCTCACCTCCACAGGCGCCGCCGACTTGGCATGCGCGAATCGCAGGTACAGGATGGGCAGCAGGATCAGCGTCAGCGCGGTCGCTGTGATCAGGCCGCCGATAACGACGATGGCCAACGGTCGCTGAATTTCCGAGCCGGGGCCAGTGGCGAACAGCAGCGGTATCAGACCGAACGCGGTGATCGAAGCTGTCATCAGCACTGGACGCAAGCGCCGACGTGCCCCCTGTGTCACGCACTCGATTAGGGAAAGGCCTTCGGCGTGCAACTGGTTGAAGTAGCTCACCAGCACCACGCCGTTGAGGACGGCGATACCCAGGAGCGCGATGAAGCCTACCGAGGCCGGCACGGACAGGTACTCGCCCGTGAGCCAGAGCGCCATAATTCCGCCCACCAACGCAAAAGGAATGTTGCTCAAGACCAGCAAGGCCTGTCGCAGTGAGCCGAAGGTTGAGAACAGGATCAGGAAGATGAAGCCCAGCGACAGCGGCACAACGAGGGACAGCCGGGCCGCCGCGCGCTGCTGGTTCTCGAACTGCCCCCCCCAGGCGACGCGATAGCCCGTGGGGAGCGTCACCGCCTGCGCAACCTTTGCTTTGGCTTCCTCAACGAACCCCACTAGATCGCGGCCGGTGACATTGGCGATCACTACGCTGTAGCGGCTTCCCATCTCGCGATCGATCTTCACTGGTCCGCTTTCGCGCTCCAGTTTGGCGAGTTGATCCAGCGCGACGTTTTGGCCGCCGGGCGCCATGATGCGCAACGCCGCGAACTCTGCTGGGGAAACTTTCACGCCGTCAGGACCGCGCACCACGATCGGGATTCGGCGGTTGCCGTCGATCACAGTGCCTGCTCGCTGGCCCTCGATCTGCACGCGCAAGGCGTCCTGAACGTCCTCGACCGATAGGCCGTAGCGACCAGCGGCCAAACGATCGACCACTACGCGCAGGTACTGCACGCCATCGTTCTCGACGGTGTAGACGTCCTGGCTGCCGGGCACTTCCTTGATCAGCTTCTCGACCTGGCCGGCGAGGTCATTGAGCGTCTTCAGGTCCGGCCCGAATATCTTGATCGCCACGTCGCCTCGCACCCCGATGATCATCTCGGATACGCGCATGTCGATGGGCTGCGTGAAGCTGTAGCCCACACCCGGCAGTTGATCGAGTACCCCACGAATCTTGTCTTCCAACGCTGGCTTGCCTCCTTCGGGCCATTCGCTACGTGGCTTGAGAACGAGAAAGGTATCGGTCTGGTTCAGGCTCATGGGGTCCAGGCCGATCTCATCGGCACCCGCCCGCGCGACAATGCCAGTGATCTCGGGCACGCCCTTCATCAACGCCTGATGTATCTTCAGATCGAGTTCGGCCGTCTGTTCCAGGCTCACCGAGGGAAGCTTTTCAATGCCGACGATGATGTCTCCCTCGTCCATTGCCGGCATGAAGGTCTTGCCGACCAGTGTGTAGACGCCCACGGCTACGGCCAGCATGGCGCCCGCCACAACAAAGACCAGTTTTTGCCGGCGCAGGGCGAAGTCGAGGACCGGCGTGTACAGCCGCAGCGCATGGCGTGGCAGCCAGGGGTCGTCGTGCGTCACCTTCTTGAACAGGAAGGACGACAGCACGGGGATGACGGTAAGCGAGAGGACGAGCGAACTGCCCAACGCGAATACGATCGTCATCGCCACCGGCACGAAGAACTTGCCTTCGAGACCTTGCAGCGTCATTAGCGGCAGGAACACGACGGCGATGATCAGGATGCCGGCCGCGACCGGCGCGGCCACCTCACGCACCGCACGAAACACCATGTGCTGACGTGGTAGCTTGTCCTTGCCGTCATGGGCCATGTGCTGGACGATGTTCTCGACCACCACCACCGCACCGTCGACCAACATGCCCAGCGCGATGGCCAGACCCCCCAGGCTCATCAGATTGGCCGACATGCCATACCAGCGCATCAGGATGAAGGTGGCTAGCGCCGACAGCGGCAGCACCACGGCCACCGTCACGGCAGCTCGCAGGTTGCCCAGGAATGCTCCCAGCAGGACCAGCACCAGTACGGTCGCTTCCAGCAGCGCCGTTGACACCGTGCCAATCGCGGTCTCGACAAGGCTGGCGCGGTTGTAGAAGACCTTGAGTTCGACGCCCTTCGGCAAGGTCGGCTTGAGTTCTTCCAACTTCTTCGTCACGCCTTGGACGACTTTCTGTGCATTGGCCCCAGCCAACCCGAGCACAAGGCCTTGTACGGCCTCTCCCTGGCCGCTCTGCGTCACCACCCCATAGCGAGTGAGATAGCCCTCGCGGACCTGAGCAATGTCGGCGATGCGCACGCTCGCCCCGCCTTCGGCCTTCACGACGATGGCGCGCACATCGTCCATGCTCTTGATGCTGCCTTCGCTACGCACCAGCAGCACTTCATCGCCTTCGCCGAGGCGGCCTGCGCCGTCATTGCGGTTGTTTGCCTCGATGGCTATGCGCAACTGCGTGGTTGACAGGCCCACCGCAGCAAGTTTCACTGGATCGGGAATGACCTCGAACGTGCGTACCTTGCCGCCCAACGCATTGACATCCGCCACGCCTGGCACCGAGCGCAGGGCGGGCCGGATCACCCAGTCAAGCAAGCTACGTCGCTCCTCCAGCGACATCTCCTTGGACTCGACGGTGAACATGAACATTTCGCCCAGCGGCGTCGTGATCGGCGCCATGCCACCGCTGATGCCTCCAGGCAGATCGGCGCTGATGTTGGACAACCGTTCTGCGACCTGCTGACGTGCCCAATAGATATCGGTGCCGTCCTCGAAATCGACCGTAATATCGACGATGCCGTATTTGGACATCGAGCGCAGGATGCGTTGATTGGGAATGCCCAGCATCTCGACTTCTATCGGTACAGCAATGCGGGTTTCGATTTCCTCGGGCGTCATGCCCGGTGCTTTCATGATGATCTTGACCTGCGTGCTCGCAACGTCAGGGAACGCATCGATCGGCAGATTCCGGAAGGCATACCAGCCTCCACCGGCCAGCAATGCGCCGACCAGCAGGACAAAAAGGCGCTGCGCGAGCGCGAATTGAACAAGGCAAGTCAGCATCTCAATTGCCCCCGCCCTTGCCGAGCCATGCCGCCTTCAGCCCGATCACTGAAGTAACGGCGATTTCCTGGCCAGCCCGAAGCGCACCCTGGACCCGCAACGCTTGACCGGCGCTATCCAATACATCCACTGGCGTGGCGACGAAGCCCTTATCGGTTCGCACGAAGACATAGGCCTTGTCGCCCTGGCGCGCCACGGCGGCGACCGGCACCGGCCAACCTTCGCCGCCAGCGGCAAAGGCTACTTGGGCCTGGACGAACTCGCCCGGCCGCAGCGACACCGCCCCGCGTGTGACCTCCGCGCGCAGCACTACCGTCTGGCTGTCGCTGACGGTGGCTCCCAGGCTGGTGGTGACCGCAACCGCATCCCTGCCAACAACGGTGACTTGGCCGCCACGCGCTGTCACCCTCGACTGGCGCTCTACAGGCAACTGGATATCAAGCCACAGCTTGCGTGTGTCTGCGACACGCGCAAGGGGATCAGATTGTTGGACTCGTTGCCCCGGCTTGACGCCAAGATCAGTCACGATGCCCCCCGCACGTGCCCGGATGACTAGCGCGTCCTGCATCGAGCCGCCTGCGGCGACACGACTTATAGCGCCCGCATCCAAGCCTGCCAGCCTCAAGGCAGCTTCAGCTTGCCGCAAACGGGCTCGCTCCTCCGTTGCAGCAGTCTCCGCATCTTGCGCTCTGCGCTCAGGTACGATGCCTTCGGCGGCTAACTGCTTCTCGCGCTGCAAGTTCCTTTGCGCTAGACGGTTGCGCGAAGCAGCTTCCATCAGTTTGAGCTGCTGTTCGCCCAATTCTGGGCTGCTCAAGCGCAGTAAGGGTTGGCCCGGTTTGACGGCTTCATTCTGACCAATTAGTAGTTGATCGACTACGCCCGCCAACGGTGCGCTGACGACGTATTCTTGCGAAGGAGGCAGCACGACGCGAGCTGGGTAAGCCATACCCGGAATGGATGCCGGTTTGTCTAGGCGTTGTAGCTGTACGCCCAAGGCCTGCATCTGCGTGGCTGAAACCGCGAACTCGTCGGCGGCCAAGGCCGCCGACGGGAGAGAGAGCGCGATTGCGAAAGCGCAGAGCGTGCGCGTCCAAAGTGACGATTGGTAAGACATAAATGCTCCGATAAATACTCCGCGAAAATTCCAACAGCCGCTGCAATTAGCGAACAAGGTCTTGGCTGGTGAGCAAACGATCCGTGTTTTGGACGGACTAGCCGCGTATGCAGGAGCGGATTCACCATAAAACCGATCGTTAATCGGTTTTTTGAGTAAAAAAACACAGCACACACGCATATGAACTTACCTCGTCATCACGGTGATGAGAGATTCGGTCACAGAGTGCAGCCAGCCGGTCGATAAGCTGCAAAAGGCCAGAACAACGATACCGAGCATTGGCCCCAAATACGAGATCGACGTGTGCCTGGATGACAGCAATGCTTCAACGCGCTCAGGGACAAAATCGGAAAAGAACGCCATCGTCAACGGCACCTGCTCCCTCGCGTGTTGCCGAAATATCTTCTCCACCGTAACGATGGTTTCGGCCACGGCGACAGGGCATCCCACTTCTTTGGCGGCAGCAAAATCACAACGCTGCTCCAAGGCGAGTTCCAGATCGCGCAACAACCGACGACGGACACCGGGCAACTGGATGCTGGACAGTACGGCAGCGGTCAAGCGATTCAGAACATCACGATTGGCGATGTGAGCCTGTTCGTGCGCGAGCACCACGCGCAACTGCATCGGATTGAGTCGTCGCATCAACGACGTTGAAAGCAGAATGTGACCACGCCCGACGCCGCAGGCCAACGCCATAGGCTGTTCAACATCGAGCACGCGCAGTTTGTCGGGATACCCTGGACGACCACTCAGCCGCACCAGCGAGGCAAGGGTTCGACGAGCGCGCCAAAGACCTGCTGCGGCCCGCGCCGCCAGCCAAGCCGCATATCCTGCCAGCAACGCCAATGCACCCCATAGCCAAGCACTTTGCCCGTTACTGCTCGGGTGCCAAACGCACAGATGCAGAAGCGTGTCGGCATGCGCAGAACAGGCAGCGGCAAATAGGGCTGAGTCGTCGAACATCGACGGCATTGCAATGGTCATCACCGCGTAGGCGATGCCTGCCAATGCAGGCGTTACCAGCATCCACCAAGATACCCGCGCCCGCTGAGAGGGGGCCTTGCCTGACAGCGCACGACGCAATGGATGCTCGCAGGCACCGATCAGCAGAGTAAGCGTCACTGCCAGCACGAAGCCGGACAGCAATGCAAACTGAAGTAGTGGGCCATAGCTCGTCATCACGGCTGATCCAATTCAGCCCGACGACGTGCGATCAATTCCTCCAACCTCTTGAGCTGGTCGTCATCCGCCCTTGCAGCAAGATCGACAAATGCGCTCAGCAACGCATCGGGCTGCGGCCCTGCGACACGACGCACCGTGGATTCCACCAGTTTCTGGATCAATTCGCGGCGGGAAACTCGCGCTGAGTA
This DNA window, taken from Acidovorax sp. HDW3, encodes the following:
- a CDS encoding conjugal transfer protein TraG translates to MQGTNVLFGQIAVVFGIVIAGVWGATQWTAAALGYQLRLGSPWFDFLGTPIYYPWKLFEWWFSYGAYTPEIFDTGGAIAGGSGMVAVAVAIAMSVWRSRQARLVTTYGSARWANAQDIRKAGLTQPVGVFLGQYDRQYLRHEGPEHVLTFAPTRSGKGVGLVVPTLLSWPASAVIHDIKGENWQITAGWRSRFSHCLLFNPTDAKSAAYNPLLEVRRGAHEVRDVQNIADILVDPDGALEKRNHWEKTSHALLVGAILHVLYAGEDKTLRGIANFLSDPASPFELTLHRMMTTPHLGDGPHSVVASAAREVLNKSDNERSGVLSTAMSFLGLYRDPTVAEVTSRCDWRIADLISAEHPVSLYLVVPPSDISRTKPLIRLILNQIGRRLTESLDGSDGIERRHKLLLMLDEFPALGRLDFFETALAFMAGYGIRSFLIAQSLNQIDKAYGQNHSILDNCHVRVTFATNDERTAKRISETLGTATELRAQRNYAGHRLAPWLGHLMVSRQETARPLLTPGEVMQLPPDEAVVMVSSVAPIKARKLRYYADANFKRRVLPPPALADCQYADAPPLRADDWSGLAIPPTPTAPATASADGLGSADDGGPRRQPELSEAVAYDPELAAPAADLGLFDDDDDLPLPLPRQLDPAMQRTARLASLDPNDGIEL
- a CDS encoding EexN family lipoprotein, with protein sequence MKKIIPFLLMAALAACGQSETPQKPADSTVNVPTVEELAANPERLKELRQQCKTDRAKLGEVLCNRVAEATRKRFYGDGQTPYTPPKESPKF
- a CDS encoding LysR family transcriptional regulator; its protein translation is MELRHLKYFLAVAEELRFARAAEKLHIEQSPLSRAIKELEEELGVVLFARTTRSTRLTRAGKLFLEHVRRVLAAVEQARESVKAAANGFHGQLRVALSDGITPSRLSALLVLCRQEEPEVEIRFFEVPLSQQIKGLHSDLYDVGFAQSNEVGDGIVTVPAWSDTLMVAVPGRHPLLAHKRIPLDELLRYPLVLCDPQVCEGHAKHVERVLRHTEMEPLIAERVASCDLMMALVSAGFALGLAGAAHIAASREPGVVARPLAQRVPPLTTYLLHLDGDLSDELARFIERVQTIESLEPPRPIRGRNPDASEE
- a CDS encoding transmembrane anchor protein — encoded protein: MFNVSKPTLDDLPTSKQLLRSTCIALVAAVAILIAIVLPSEYAIDPTGIGRALGLTEMGEIKTQLAKEAAADAAMDAAKARAAGTSTGNASIATPAQTQGTPQLANDSAWRDEVRVVLKPGQGAEVKLSMKAGEKAEFSWIAEGGVVNFDTHGDGGGQSISYEKGRAVPADDGSIQAAFNGNHGWFWRNRGDADVTVVVRARGQYAEMKRVL
- a CDS encoding HupE/UreJ family protein, whose product is MFASANQALAHAVAEGDKGYIQEISGINIIPFMYLGAKHMATGYDHILFLLGVIFFLYRMKHVALYVTLFAIGHSTTMLLGVYFNVGINSYIIDAIIGLSVVYKALDNIGAFQRWLGFQPNTKAATVVFGLFHGFGLSTKIIEYNISPDGLIPNLLAFNVGVEMGQLLALGTILIAMSYWRRTASFWRHAYTANVAMMCAGFILIGYQITGYFVS
- a CDS encoding TolC family protein; this translates as MKSWITMTLGWVLVLPLQVVAQPVTPSDLPPAELARAAIEQEPSVLKARHALEAAGHTGRKIAASPYEWSVGIDGQRRRYDTGGNSNEWTARIERPIRIGGKAELDQGLGDTTEQIARAELAEARHEAARALADLWIDWLASIQARELAKEQLGFAESSASAVAGRRRAGDASLLDLNAAQADAAEARRQFDATQAQEAKAILRLRSRFPSLVMEPQSLSEPVELELDEAQWRERVLAESDTLRIMQASLKRAELTAERARADRIPDPTVGIFTASEARRSERIVGISVSIPLGGTYRKETMLEALKQADVARAELERQRKEIDLATAETINDARTALRRWRLAEQSAQMAHENAKLGQRGYGLGEGDLQSLLLLRRQSVDAAGASLSSRIEALKARNRLLIDAHLILGLADE
- a CDS encoding DUF3240 family protein; its protein translation is MPKSCLTLVLDPQIEEKLFDLLLEVAGDELFVSTPTFSHGTAYGRLSNEEKVMGRSHAVLVQIVVTDGKQEELLQLLQERFAGTGLRYWAAPLSIDGEIA
- a CDS encoding efflux RND transporter permease subunit, giving the protein MLTCLVQFALAQRLFVLLVGALLAGGGWYAFRNLPIDAFPDVASTQVKIIMKAPGMTPEEIETRIAVPIEVEMLGIPNQRILRSMSKYGIVDITVDFEDGTDIYWARQQVAERLSNISADLPGGISGGMAPITTPLGEMFMFTVESKEMSLEERRSLLDWVIRPALRSVPGVADVNALGGKVRTFEVIPDPVKLAAVGLSTTQLRIAIEANNRNDGAGRLGEGDEVLLVRSEGSIKSMDDVRAIVVKAEGGASVRIADIAQVREGYLTRYGVVTQSGQGEAVQGLVLGLAGANAQKVVQGVTKKLEELKPTLPKGVELKVFYNRASLVETAIGTVSTALLEATVLVLVLLGAFLGNLRAAVTVAVVLPLSALATFILMRWYGMSANLMSLGGLAIALGMLVDGAVVVVENIVQHMAHDGKDKLPRQHMVFRAVREVAAPVAAGILIIAVVFLPLMTLQGLEGKFFVPVAMTIVFALGSSLVLSLTVIPVLSSFLFKKVTHDDPWLPRHALRLYTPVLDFALRRQKLVFVVAGAMLAVAVGVYTLVGKTFMPAMDEGDIIVGIEKLPSVSLEQTAELDLKIHQALMKGVPEITGIVARAGADEIGLDPMSLNQTDTFLVLKPRSEWPEGGKPALEDKIRGVLDQLPGVGYSFTQPIDMRVSEMIIGVRGDVAIKIFGPDLKTLNDLAGQVEKLIKEVPGSQDVYTVENDGVQYLRVVVDRLAAGRYGLSVEDVQDALRVQIEGQRAGTVIDGNRRIPIVVRGPDGVKVSPAEFAALRIMAPGGQNVALDQLAKLERESGPVKIDREMGSRYSVVIANVTGRDLVGFVEEAKAKVAQAVTLPTGYRVAWGGQFENQQRAAARLSLVVPLSLGFIFLILFSTFGSLRQALLVLSNIPFALVGGIMALWLTGEYLSVPASVGFIALLGIAVLNGVVLVSYFNQLHAEGLSLIECVTQGARRRLRPVLMTASITAFGLIPLLFATGPGSEIQRPLAIVVIGGLITATALTLILLPILYLRFAHAKSAAPVEVSHA
- a CDS encoding efflux RND transporter periplasmic adaptor subunit — protein: MSYQSSLWTRTLCAFAIALSLPSAALAADEFAVSATQMQALGVQLQRLDKPASIPGMAYPARVVLPPSQEYVVSAPLAGVVDQLLIGQNEAVKPGQPLLRLSSPELGEQQLKLMEAASRNRLAQRNLQREKQLAAEGIVPERRAQDAETAATEERARLRQAEAALRLAGLDAGAISRVAAGGSMQDALVIRARAGGIVTDLGVKPGQRVQQSDPLARVADTRKLWLDIQLPVERQSRVTARGGQVTVVGRDAVAVTTSLGATVSDSQTVVLRAEVTRGAVSLRPGEFVQAQVAFAAGGEGWPVPVAAVARQGDKAYVFVRTDKGFVATPVDVLDSAGQALRVQGALRAGQEIAVTSVIGLKAAWLGKGGGN